Proteins encoded in a region of the Psychromicrobium lacuslunae genome:
- a CDS encoding response regulator has translation MTDIGVLLVDDHPVVRAGLRAMLSGFDGVSVLAEAADGDAALQELHRLAALGEKVQLVLMDLQMGDGLDGVATTAKIRRLAQPPAVLILTTYDTDADILAAVEAGASGYLLKDAPPEQILSAVLAAAAGQSALTPRVSALLIERISNPSISLTNREVQLLELLSTGLSNRAIAQRVFISEATVKTHLVHIYDKLGVDNRTAAIAVATQRRIIRGSQ, from the coding sequence ATGACTGATATCGGCGTTCTGTTGGTCGACGACCACCCAGTGGTTCGCGCCGGATTACGCGCCATGCTGAGCGGTTTCGACGGCGTCAGCGTGCTCGCCGAAGCCGCCGATGGTGATGCCGCACTTCAGGAATTACACCGGCTGGCCGCGTTGGGCGAAAAAGTGCAGCTGGTTCTGATGGACCTGCAGATGGGCGACGGCCTGGACGGGGTAGCCACGACAGCGAAGATTCGCCGACTCGCGCAACCTCCGGCCGTATTGATCCTGACCACCTACGACACCGACGCCGATATTCTAGCTGCGGTAGAAGCCGGGGCAAGCGGCTACCTACTCAAAGACGCGCCACCCGAGCAGATCTTGTCGGCGGTGCTGGCAGCTGCCGCCGGGCAGAGTGCGCTTACTCCGCGAGTCAGCGCACTCCTGATCGAACGAATTAGCAATCCGAGCATCAGCCTAACGAATCGAGAGGTTCAGCTGCTTGAGTTGCTCTCGACCGGTCTATCGAACAGAGCAATTGCGCAGCGAGTATTTATCTCCGAGGCAACAGTGAAAACCCATTTGGTACATATTTACGACAAGCTCGGCGTAGACAATCGAACGGCGGCAATAGCGGTAGCGACTCAACGACGAATCATTCGCGGCTCTCAATAG
- a CDS encoding carbon-nitrogen hydrolase family protein: MALKIAALQTAGTPGDVAANLAELSVAAQRASQSGAELLITPELFLTGYNIGDLTYQLAGQDLLTEARQIAAGEGIAIVLGVPEQAGQQIYNTAVFIDDNGAILGRHRKTHLFGGLDRKYFTPGETLVSVVEFRGVKIAMLICYDVEFPESTRAAAAAGAQLIAVPTAQMTPYEFVAEEVIRARAWENQVYLAYVNHAGSEAELNYVGRSRIVDPFAQVLDSVATETALLFAEVDPSVVTRAQRENPYLLDRRLDLY, translated from the coding sequence ATGGCGCTAAAAATTGCGGCTCTGCAAACTGCAGGTACGCCGGGTGATGTGGCGGCTAACCTCGCCGAACTATCAGTAGCGGCTCAGAGGGCCTCCCAGTCGGGTGCCGAGCTGCTGATCACTCCGGAGTTGTTCCTGACCGGTTACAACATCGGTGACTTGACCTATCAGCTAGCTGGTCAAGATCTGCTCACCGAGGCGCGGCAAATAGCGGCCGGCGAAGGTATTGCCATCGTGCTCGGGGTGCCCGAACAAGCTGGTCAGCAAATCTACAACACCGCGGTATTCATTGATGACAACGGGGCAATTCTCGGCCGGCACCGAAAAACCCATCTCTTCGGTGGACTTGACCGGAAGTACTTCACTCCGGGCGAGACACTCGTCTCAGTTGTCGAATTTCGCGGCGTAAAGATTGCCATGCTGATTTGCTATGACGTGGAATTCCCAGAATCTACCCGTGCCGCTGCCGCTGCCGGCGCTCAGCTGATCGCGGTACCTACCGCCCAGATGACGCCCTACGAATTCGTTGCCGAAGAAGTTATTAGGGCTCGAGCCTGGGAAAACCAGGTGTATCTGGCGTATGTGAACCATGCGGGCAGCGAGGCAGAGCTGAATTACGTTGGCCGGAGCCGGATCGTTGACCCCTTCGCTCAAGTCCTTGACTCTGTCGCGACCGAAACTGCTCTTCTGTTCGCTGAGGTCGATCCCTCAGTGGTGACTCGAGCGCAACGAGAAAACCCTTACCTCCTTGACCGGCGACTGGATCTCTACTAA
- a CDS encoding APC family permease — MVTDSNIAQQVPRTANLSGRLGVGSIVFMVIAAAAPLTVIGGNVPLAIGEGNGAGAPMGFIIAAVVLLVFSVGFVTMAPHVKEAGAFYAYISAGLGNRLGKGAAFTALVSYTAIQLGVYGYLGWAVNDAVRRIGGPELPWWGYALLALLVVAFLGYRHIELSAKVLGVALILEIAVVVVMDAAIFLHGGAAGISAESFTPEAVFSGPLGVAVLFALTGFIGFEATAVFRDEARNPARTIPRATYLAVLIIGVFYALSCWAIIEGVSPSQAVAVAQQTLNGEANMLLDTAETYTGVVVRDVMNVLLLSSLFACVLSFHNVIARYQFVLSRKGQLPGALGKSHPVHHSPAISSIVQSGTALLILAIFAVLGLDPLVGVFSAMAGVSTVGMVLLMLLTSVAILVFFNRRSTPRLAARWKTTVAPVLAVLGLAVSLWLVIQNFTLVTAASVGVSVILGIIPVLALAVGWIIGHRGKREVPENSA; from the coding sequence ATGGTGACTGACAGCAATATCGCTCAGCAGGTCCCGCGGACCGCCAACCTTTCCGGGCGTTTGGGAGTCGGCAGCATTGTCTTCATGGTGATTGCTGCCGCCGCACCGCTGACGGTGATCGGCGGAAATGTGCCACTTGCGATTGGCGAAGGAAACGGCGCTGGCGCGCCAATGGGGTTCATTATTGCTGCCGTGGTGCTGCTGGTTTTCTCCGTCGGCTTTGTCACCATGGCGCCACACGTGAAGGAGGCCGGTGCCTTTTATGCCTATATCAGTGCCGGCCTGGGCAATCGGCTCGGCAAAGGTGCGGCTTTCACCGCCCTGGTTTCTTATACCGCCATCCAACTTGGTGTCTACGGCTATCTGGGCTGGGCAGTGAACGACGCGGTTCGACGGATTGGCGGACCGGAGTTGCCATGGTGGGGATATGCGCTGCTCGCGCTGCTGGTGGTCGCCTTCCTCGGCTACCGTCATATCGAACTGAGCGCCAAGGTGCTCGGGGTGGCACTGATCCTTGAAATCGCTGTGGTGGTGGTGATGGATGCGGCGATCTTCCTACACGGTGGGGCGGCCGGAATTAGCGCCGAATCATTCACCCCGGAAGCTGTATTTTCCGGGCCGCTGGGAGTTGCGGTGCTCTTTGCGCTCACCGGATTCATCGGCTTCGAAGCGACGGCGGTGTTCCGTGACGAGGCGAGGAACCCAGCCCGCACCATTCCTCGTGCTACCTATTTGGCTGTGCTGATTATCGGTGTGTTCTATGCCCTTTCCTGCTGGGCGATAATAGAAGGGGTCAGTCCAAGCCAGGCCGTCGCAGTAGCTCAGCAGACCCTGAATGGGGAGGCAAATATGCTGCTGGATACTGCCGAAACCTATACCGGAGTGGTAGTCAGGGACGTGATGAACGTGCTGCTACTCTCCAGCTTGTTCGCCTGCGTGCTCTCTTTTCATAATGTGATTGCTCGATATCAATTTGTGCTCTCTCGGAAGGGACAGTTGCCCGGCGCGCTGGGTAAATCCCATCCCGTGCACCACTCTCCGGCTATCTCCTCAATCGTGCAGAGCGGTACCGCGCTGCTGATTCTGGCGATCTTCGCAGTGCTCGGCCTTGACCCGCTAGTGGGTGTGTTTAGCGCGATGGCAGGGGTCTCTACGGTTGGTATGGTGCTGCTGATGTTGCTGACCTCGGTCGCGATTCTGGTCTTTTTCAACCGTAGATCCACGCCGCGACTGGCGGCTCGCTGGAAGACCACGGTGGCACCTGTTTTGGCGGTGCTAGGTCTGGCGGTCTCACTGTGGCTGGTGATTCAGAATTTCACCCTGGTCACCGCCGCCTCGGTTGGAGTGAGTGTCATCCTCGGAATTATTCCGGTGTTGGCGCTCGCGGTCGGCTGGATCATCGGGCATCGCGGCAAGCGGGAAGTCCCTGAGAATTCTGCTTAA
- a CDS encoding XRE family transcriptional regulator, with translation MEQDVDIDSLVRRRIRVLRLARGWSLDALAERTFLSPSNLSRIETGSRRIALDQLLPIAKALEVTVDQLIESSDGNDVVIRPRRVEQLGTTIWSLARERNPFQMSIAKMRISTPVTKATELGVHPGRDWFIVLSGTAELRLGERTMLVEAGNAAEFSTMTPHAIGAHEGPVEILTILSSDGERAHLHGSLTDSEVDS, from the coding sequence ATGGAGCAAGATGTGGATATTGATTCCTTGGTGAGGCGGCGAATTCGAGTGCTCCGGTTGGCCCGAGGCTGGTCGCTTGATGCCCTGGCGGAACGGACTTTCTTGAGTCCTTCAAATCTAAGCAGGATCGAAACCGGTTCGCGCAGGATCGCGCTGGATCAGTTGCTGCCGATTGCCAAAGCGCTAGAGGTGACTGTCGATCAGTTGATTGAATCCTCTGACGGAAATGACGTGGTGATTCGTCCGCGGCGGGTCGAGCAGCTGGGCACCACCATTTGGTCATTGGCGCGAGAGCGAAACCCCTTCCAGATGTCAATTGCCAAAATGCGGATCAGCACACCGGTTACCAAAGCAACGGAGCTTGGCGTGCACCCGGGGCGAGACTGGTTCATTGTGCTTTCGGGCACCGCCGAGCTCAGGCTGGGGGAGCGCACCATGCTGGTGGAGGCTGGGAATGCTGCCGAGTTTTCTACCATGACACCCCACGCCATTGGCGCCCATGAAGGGCCAGTGGAGATTCTAACTATTTTGAGTAGCGACGGTGAGAGGGCGCATCTGCACGGCTCGTTGACCGATTCTGAAGTAGATTCCTAA
- a CDS encoding ABC transporter ATP-binding protein has protein sequence MSVNLALELIDITLAYPDGDGQVIALDAVNLAVQKGQMCALIGPSGSGKSSLLAVAATLIKPSRGTVVIDGVSAAALAERELSGLRREKVGIIFQQPNLITSLTAVEQLVIADRLRGKSAKASASKAVKLLELVGLGDSMRKFPHQLSGGQRQRVNIARALMGSPRLLLVDEPTAALDHQRSESIVRLLVRLTKEFEVATVMVTHDTEFVPLSDTVASMRDGKLEPNHPRRSTGVQRLV, from the coding sequence ATGTCAGTAAACCTGGCTCTTGAACTCATCGATATCACCTTGGCATACCCGGATGGCGACGGGCAGGTGATCGCTTTGGACGCTGTTAACCTAGCTGTTCAAAAAGGTCAGATGTGCGCCCTGATTGGACCTTCAGGCTCTGGGAAGTCTAGCCTTTTGGCGGTCGCAGCCACACTGATAAAGCCTAGTCGCGGAACCGTAGTGATTGACGGCGTCAGTGCCGCCGCGCTTGCCGAGCGGGAGCTCAGTGGGCTACGTCGGGAGAAGGTCGGGATTATTTTTCAACAGCCCAACCTGATCACTTCCCTCACTGCCGTGGAGCAGTTGGTGATTGCTGATCGCTTGCGCGGCAAATCCGCGAAAGCCTCTGCTAGCAAGGCGGTTAAACTGCTCGAACTCGTCGGGCTTGGTGACAGCATGCGCAAGTTTCCACACCAACTTTCCGGCGGCCAACGGCAGCGGGTAAATATTGCTCGTGCGCTGATGGGGAGCCCGCGGCTGCTCTTGGTCGATGAGCCGACAGCTGCCCTGGATCACCAGCGCAGCGAGTCAATTGTGAGGTTGTTGGTTCGGCTGACCAAGGAATTCGAGGTAGCCACCGTAATGGTCACTCATGACACCGAGTTCGTGCCGCTGAGCGATACAGTAGCCAGCATGCGCGACGGTAAATTAGAACCCAACCACCCTCGACGCTCGACGGGTGTGCAGCGACTGGTTTAG
- a CDS encoding ABC transporter permease codes for MFLAIRDIRFAKGRFVLMGGVVALITLLLVMLSGLTAGLADQSTSALSKLGTAEGDGQTSRAVDSIVFGAPAGAEAKASFTESEVSSAQLAHWRSAPGVSSVEALGISQARLQTAQTGNGAGTGNVALFGVSPTGGLAPVGFGSDTVVIGQGLAKQLALAVGDKVLIAGKELSVAAIVPDQWYSHTSVVWLPLASWREIAHLDAGKVGTVAAVSYRPDTSVDETAMNSQAGTVSTSRTGSFQALSSYRSENGSLLLMQAFLYGISALVIIAFLTVWTIQRTRDIAVLKAIGASSGYLLRDAIAQAAVVLLVGAGIGTGVGALGGLLAAQAAPFSLNAGSTLLPMLGVILLGLLGAGFAVGQVTRIDPLIALGGN; via the coding sequence GTGTTTCTCGCCATCCGGGATATTCGTTTTGCCAAGGGTCGTTTTGTCCTGATGGGCGGGGTAGTTGCTCTGATCACGCTGCTGCTCGTGATGCTCTCTGGCCTGACCGCCGGACTCGCTGATCAGTCGACGTCCGCATTGAGTAAGCTCGGCACTGCCGAGGGTGACGGGCAGACATCTCGAGCGGTGGATTCGATTGTTTTCGGTGCTCCTGCTGGTGCCGAAGCGAAAGCGTCCTTCACCGAGAGCGAAGTGAGTTCGGCCCAGCTAGCGCACTGGCGAAGTGCGCCAGGGGTGTCCTCGGTCGAAGCATTGGGGATTAGTCAGGCTCGTCTTCAGACGGCACAAACCGGCAACGGGGCTGGCACCGGCAACGTAGCGCTTTTCGGAGTATCGCCGACGGGCGGGCTGGCGCCGGTGGGTTTCGGTTCGGACACCGTGGTGATCGGGCAAGGTTTGGCAAAGCAGCTTGCGCTCGCGGTGGGGGACAAGGTCCTGATCGCCGGGAAAGAACTGTCAGTTGCCGCGATAGTACCCGATCAGTGGTACTCGCATACCAGTGTGGTCTGGCTACCGTTGGCTAGCTGGCGAGAAATCGCGCACCTCGATGCTGGCAAGGTCGGCACCGTGGCAGCGGTTAGCTACCGGCCGGACACCAGCGTTGACGAGACCGCGATGAACTCACAGGCCGGTACGGTGAGTACTTCGCGCACGGGCTCTTTTCAGGCGCTGAGCTCGTATCGAAGCGAGAACGGTTCGCTCCTGCTGATGCAGGCCTTTCTCTACGGTATCTCTGCGTTGGTGATCATTGCTTTTCTGACTGTGTGGACCATTCAGCGGACCCGCGATATTGCGGTACTTAAGGCGATCGGCGCTTCTAGCGGATATTTGCTCCGCGATGCTATCGCGCAGGCAGCAGTAGTTTTGCTGGTGGGGGCTGGGATTGGCACTGGAGTTGGCGCCTTGGGCGGCTTACTTGCAGCTCAGGCCGCGCCCTTCTCACTGAACGCTGGCAGCACACTGCTGCCAATGCTGGGGGTTATCTTGCTCGGATTGCTCGGTGCCGGTTTCGCAGTAGGGCAGGTCACCAGGATTGATCCCTTAATTGCGCTTGGCGGCAACTAA
- a CDS encoding DMT family transporter encodes MNSQASAPVGQWKVGLQFLLLSVAWGSSFLFMKVSLTGLSPVQLVVGRLFFGALALSLVMVFTKRKWIRELRIWAHLVVVALLLCVLPFLLYAWAEQYLSSGLASIYNAVTPIMTLLVAAAALPGERLNRWQTLGILTSALGVIVLSAPWRYLGDQGNPMSLPAQLACLGSAVCYGVAYVYLRRFIAHRGYDSTVLAAGQVSVAAVIMLLVLPFAGAQSIQLSPQIGLSILLLGAVGTGFAYIWNTNILLAWGAPIASMVTYLSPVIGVALGMIILAEPLHWNEPLGGLVVIIGIIATKLTAGISSPPPSGKVVADQRSNSRS; translated from the coding sequence GTGAATAGTCAAGCGAGTGCGCCCGTCGGGCAATGGAAAGTGGGTCTGCAGTTCCTACTGCTCTCGGTGGCCTGGGGCTCCAGCTTTCTTTTCATGAAGGTGTCCCTAACCGGCCTCTCACCGGTGCAATTGGTGGTGGGGCGGTTATTTTTCGGGGCTTTGGCGCTGTCGCTGGTGATGGTTTTTACGAAGCGAAAGTGGATCCGGGAGCTGCGGATCTGGGCACACTTGGTGGTGGTCGCGCTCTTGCTTTGCGTCTTGCCGTTCCTGCTCTATGCCTGGGCGGAGCAATACCTTTCATCAGGTTTGGCGAGCATCTACAACGCCGTCACGCCGATCATGACTTTGCTGGTGGCCGCGGCGGCGTTGCCCGGGGAACGGCTTAATCGCTGGCAAACGCTGGGAATTCTGACCAGCGCGCTCGGGGTCATTGTGCTCTCCGCGCCCTGGCGCTACCTGGGCGATCAAGGGAATCCAATGAGCTTGCCAGCGCAACTGGCCTGCCTTGGCTCAGCAGTCTGCTATGGCGTGGCCTATGTCTACCTCAGACGTTTTATTGCTCATCGCGGCTACGACAGCACCGTCCTTGCCGCCGGTCAGGTCAGTGTTGCGGCGGTGATCATGCTCCTGGTACTGCCCTTTGCCGGTGCTCAGTCAATCCAGCTCAGTCCCCAGATCGGCCTCAGTATTCTTCTGTTGGGCGCAGTTGGCACCGGGTTTGCTTATATCTGGAATACCAATATTTTGCTTGCTTGGGGTGCACCGATTGCCTCAATGGTCACCTATCTTTCGCCGGTGATAGGAGTGGCCCTAGGAATGATTATTTTGGCTGAGCCGCTGCATTGGAATGAACCTCTGGGCGGACTAGTGGTGATCATAGGCATCATCGCCACTAAGCTGACAGCCGGAATAAGCTCCCCACCGCCGAGTGGCAAGGTTGTAGCAGATCAGCGCAGTAACAGCCGAAGCTAA
- a CDS encoding sensor histidine kinase has protein sequence MPATKLPGSIGTKKSAAEPAAATPTLTILRVLRVTLHVGFAALLAIAVFRLLNKEGQPLRYLLLGLALLLACVYLFGTVREKRFAAAETQSDPRRYSWLWLTVITTLWALLLIGNADFSWLAFPLFFLHLHLLPRALALLSISLITVGVIAAQWGASGLPMPQLAMVLGPLFGAAFSVVTGVAYRALYREAESQRRAADELRRTRAELVASQRQAGALAERERLAREIHDTLAQGFSSIVLVARAVEQSLATDDSDTALDRLRLIGQTAAENLAEARNFVRELSSPQLLNSSLLEALHRLTRQIETSAAARGQQLNCILETDGTPLELPQAYQVTLLRAAQASLGNVIEHAQARRAVLTLAFQDNEVTMDVYDDGIGFDAAAPAAVGRANGTGFGIHSVRERVIALGGAFALESASGGGTVVAIRLGLKKHIEEAR, from the coding sequence GTGCCCGCCACCAAGCTTCCCGGCAGCATCGGGACGAAAAAATCAGCCGCTGAGCCAGCTGCAGCGACGCCGACGCTCACCATTTTGCGTGTATTGCGGGTGACGCTGCACGTGGGCTTCGCAGCGCTGCTCGCCATTGCTGTCTTTCGACTACTGAACAAAGAGGGACAGCCCCTTCGCTACCTCTTGCTCGGACTCGCCCTGCTCTTGGCCTGCGTTTACCTGTTTGGCACGGTGCGCGAGAAACGTTTTGCCGCCGCCGAGACGCAATCTGATCCGAGGCGCTATAGCTGGCTTTGGCTGACTGTGATCACCACGCTGTGGGCTCTATTGCTGATCGGGAATGCTGATTTCAGTTGGCTCGCTTTCCCGCTGTTCTTCCTGCACCTGCATTTACTGCCGCGAGCGCTCGCATTGCTCAGCATCTCGCTCATTACTGTTGGCGTCATCGCCGCCCAGTGGGGCGCCAGTGGGCTGCCGATGCCGCAGCTCGCCATGGTTTTAGGGCCACTCTTCGGCGCTGCATTCTCGGTGGTCACCGGAGTGGCGTACCGAGCGCTCTATCGCGAAGCAGAAAGCCAGCGCCGAGCGGCCGATGAACTGCGGCGCACCCGGGCTGAACTCGTAGCCTCCCAACGCCAGGCTGGAGCGCTGGCAGAGCGAGAGCGGCTTGCCAGAGAAATCCATGACACCCTGGCCCAGGGCTTTTCGAGTATTGTTCTGGTGGCCCGCGCGGTCGAGCAGTCGTTGGCGACCGATGATAGTGACACCGCCCTTGACCGACTCAGGTTGATCGGCCAAACCGCAGCGGAGAATCTAGCTGAAGCCCGGAATTTTGTTCGCGAGTTATCTTCACCGCAATTGCTCAATAGCTCTCTGCTGGAGGCCCTGCACCGGCTGACTCGACAAATCGAAACCAGCGCCGCTGCCCGAGGCCAGCAGTTGAACTGTATTCTCGAAACCGATGGAACGCCGCTAGAACTGCCGCAGGCCTATCAAGTGACGCTGTTGCGCGCTGCCCAAGCCAGCCTTGGCAATGTGATCGAGCATGCACAGGCTCGGCGGGCGGTGCTTACCTTGGCGTTTCAGGACAATGAAGTCACCATGGATGTCTATGATGACGGCATCGGCTTCGACGCCGCTGCGCCCGCAGCTGTCGGCCGGGCCAACGGCACTGGTTTCGGCATTCACTCGGTTCGGGAACGTGTAATAGCGCTAGGCGGTGCTTTCGCCCTGGAATCTGCATCCGGTGGAGGCACCGTGGTAGCGATCCGGCTAGGCCTGAAAAAGCATATCGAAGAGGCTCGATAG
- a CDS encoding class I SAM-dependent methyltransferase — translation MAHSAHTHQHGSIADLLDLDSAVLHRELTATLDWLQDRNGQLPPRKILDLGAGTGNGTIALAERFPAAELLAIDFSAELLSGLQQRAEAKQLGDRVSTLQLDLNDHWPELGRFDLVWAAAFLHEVEHPEAVLAKAFQLLRPGGLLAISEMASAPRFLDHDSDNGFEERLQQVLRARTAGHNNYPDWSQQLASSGYLGVEKRVRRVDLALAAEPLGGRYAQSYFKRIQPTVSDSLSDADQARLAQLVGEGPASLLARPDLRLRTERTAWLANRPETRR, via the coding sequence ATGGCACACTCAGCTCACACTCACCAGCACGGAAGCATCGCCGATTTACTTGACCTGGACTCAGCCGTCTTGCATCGGGAACTGACCGCGACTCTCGACTGGTTGCAGGATCGCAATGGTCAGTTGCCGCCGAGGAAAATTCTCGATCTCGGCGCGGGCACCGGGAACGGCACCATCGCTCTGGCCGAACGCTTCCCGGCCGCCGAGCTTCTCGCCATCGACTTTTCCGCAGAGTTGCTGAGCGGGCTGCAGCAACGAGCCGAGGCTAAGCAACTCGGCGACCGGGTCTCGACGCTGCAGCTCGATCTCAATGATCATTGGCCGGAACTAGGTCGGTTCGACCTAGTCTGGGCAGCAGCGTTCCTTCACGAAGTTGAGCACCCGGAGGCCGTACTAGCCAAAGCTTTTCAACTACTGAGGCCGGGCGGCCTACTGGCAATCAGCGAAATGGCCTCGGCACCGCGTTTTCTTGACCATGATAGTGATAATGGTTTTGAGGAACGTTTGCAGCAGGTTTTACGAGCCCGCACTGCTGGACACAATAATTACCCTGATTGGTCTCAGCAGCTCGCCAGCAGCGGTTACCTCGGCGTTGAAAAGAGAGTGCGCCGGGTAGATCTTGCGCTGGCAGCTGAGCCACTAGGCGGCCGCTACGCGCAAAGCTATTTCAAGCGAATTCAGCCCACCGTGAGCGATAGCCTCTCCGACGCCGACCAGGCCCGTCTGGCACAACTCGTGGGCGAAGGACCTGCCAGCCTGTTAGCTCGACCAGATTTGCGCCTGCGCACTGAGCGAACTGCGTGGCTAGCTAACCGCCCAGAGACACGGCGTTAA
- a CDS encoding TetR/AcrR family transcriptional regulator, with translation MARIVLGLDAEQRKQQRKDALLDAALELFSSLGYSSTSIEQLCQSAGVSTKSFYGIFADREQCYLALMQRCNTTLIRRMQEELRQAPEAEDAGRDRLISALAHAFGDDRRHAIVLFGHGAATTPAVELARRKMFLRSEEYLRQAWGHYRPGYVPAEGLTTGVIGGLRSIISAWASSECQPEAPNQQQLHRALQNFRRSIQLID, from the coding sequence ATGGCCAGAATCGTCCTCGGATTAGACGCGGAACAACGTAAACAGCAACGCAAAGATGCGCTGTTGGATGCCGCACTAGAATTATTTTCCTCGCTCGGCTATTCCTCCACCTCGATCGAGCAGTTGTGCCAGAGCGCTGGCGTGAGCACGAAAAGCTTTTACGGTATCTTTGCGGACCGGGAACAGTGCTATCTAGCTCTTATGCAGCGCTGCAACACCACCTTGATTCGCCGCATGCAAGAAGAGCTACGCCAAGCACCCGAAGCTGAGGACGCGGGGCGGGATCGTCTAATTTCTGCTCTGGCACACGCCTTCGGTGATGATAGGCGTCACGCCATCGTGCTGTTCGGGCACGGAGCGGCAACCACTCCCGCCGTCGAGTTAGCGCGCCGAAAGATGTTTCTGCGGTCCGAGGAGTATCTGCGCCAAGCTTGGGGACACTATCGTCCGGGCTACGTCCCAGCGGAGGGTTTGACCACAGGGGTAATTGGCGGTCTGCGCAGCATTATTAGCGCTTGGGCGAGTTCCGAATGTCAGCCGGAAGCCCCCAATCAGCAACAACTACATCGCGCCCTGCAGAACTTCCGTCGATCCATTCAGTTAATTGACTGA
- a CDS encoding DUF305 domain-containing protein has translation MKRKITQISAGLLLTAFLAGCSTATGGGSMPGMDHGASTPATSSASMSTGTGTAQAGQHNAADTMFAQMMIVHHQQAVEMSNTMLAKKGTSQRIRDLAAAIKLAQGPEIEKMKSMLASWGEAETMAAEMPMPGMMSAAELKKLAATNGTAADRLFLTQMIAHHQGALESAKAEQQNGQNAEAVQLAQGIMKNQQPEIDQMNKLLGEL, from the coding sequence ATGAAACGAAAAATTACCCAGATATCTGCTGGCCTGCTGCTAACAGCATTTCTTGCTGGTTGTTCGACAGCTACCGGTGGCGGCTCCATGCCCGGCATGGATCACGGCGCCTCAACGCCAGCGACTAGCTCGGCTTCGATGAGCACGGGCACCGGCACTGCCCAGGCCGGGCAGCACAATGCCGCCGACACCATGTTTGCGCAGATGATGATCGTGCATCATCAGCAGGCGGTGGAAATGAGTAACACGATGCTTGCCAAGAAGGGGACCAGCCAGCGAATAAGAGATTTGGCCGCCGCGATTAAACTCGCCCAGGGGCCGGAGATCGAGAAGATGAAGTCAATGCTGGCAAGCTGGGGCGAAGCCGAAACGATGGCGGCCGAAATGCCAATGCCCGGGATGATGTCCGCGGCTGAGCTCAAGAAGCTTGCCGCGACGAATGGAACTGCCGCAGACAGACTGTTTCTGACCCAGATGATCGCGCACCATCAGGGTGCGCTGGAATCGGCGAAGGCCGAACAGCAGAACGGTCAGAACGCCGAGGCGGTGCAGCTTGCGCAGGGCATCATGAAGAATCAACAGCCAGAAATAGATCAGATGAACAAGCTGCTCGGCGAGCTTTGA
- a CDS encoding phosphotransferase-like protein, translating into MFSHFDNAGCLILSGTPAAGKSTVARLLCERMTRSAHVKGDDVSPMIVSGGVAVNAEPRAEAERQLLLRAHNICALANNFSEFGFYPVLDHVLPNRGVLNLMLSLLRPRPVLLVTLAPSIEVATQRNADRQAQERVHYGFAELRAEMKAEFADCGWYFDTSELSAEETADAIQREASTRALVAPRVSRYGA; encoded by the coding sequence ATGTTTAGTCATTTTGATAACGCTGGGTGTTTGATCCTCTCCGGCACGCCGGCGGCCGGAAAGTCCACGGTGGCGCGTTTGCTTTGCGAGCGGATGACCCGCTCGGCGCATGTCAAAGGCGACGACGTGAGTCCGATGATTGTCTCCGGCGGCGTCGCGGTGAACGCGGAACCCAGGGCGGAGGCTGAACGTCAGCTATTACTCCGGGCGCATAATATTTGCGCGCTGGCCAATAACTTTTCGGAATTTGGCTTCTATCCCGTGCTCGATCATGTGTTGCCAAATCGTGGCGTGCTGAATTTGATGCTCAGCCTACTCCGCCCCCGGCCGGTGCTACTGGTGACTTTGGCGCCGTCAATAGAGGTTGCCACTCAGCGTAACGCCGATCGCCAAGCGCAGGAGCGAGTTCACTATGGTTTTGCCGAGCTACGCGCAGAAATGAAAGCGGAATTTGCCGACTGCGGCTGGTACTTCGACACCTCGGAACTCAGCGCGGAGGAAACCGCGGATGCGATCCAGCGCGAAGCCTCCACTCGTGCCCTGGTAGCACCTCGAGTGTCGAGATATGGGGCTTAA